A genomic window from Methanobacterium sp. BRmetb2 includes:
- a CDS encoding MFS transporter: MNESSTKNYALIVAVLASFLTPFMGSSINVALPSIANDFIITAIMLSWIPTSYLLSLAIFLIPFGRIADIYGRKKIFTYGIIIFTIASLIAAFSTSATMLIILRILQGMGSAMIFGNVAAIISSIFPASERGKALGISITGVFMGLFLGPVLGGFLTQYFGWRSIFFFDVPIGILATYAVIKLKGEWAEAVGEKFDLVGSIILAISLIILMYGLSLLPEITGFAMIFGGLVGIIMFYFVEKNMESPVLNVNLFKNLSFTFNNLAALINYNSGVPIVFLLSLYLQYVKGLNPQDSGLILAVQPIMMAVFSPFAGRLSDKFRAEYVAAAGMGLTAVGLGGFAFINTDTQLWFIGVGLAIVGLGFALFSSPNTNALMNSVEEKYYGVASATLSSMRVLGQMTGMGISMLALALFLGNVDIIPANYSSFLASSTLSFIIFAFLSFIGLLFSVLSIKKINK; this comes from the coding sequence ATGAATGAAAGTTCAACAAAGAATTATGCATTAATTGTGGCTGTTTTAGCCTCGTTTTTAACACCATTTATGGGTTCTTCTATAAATGTGGCTTTACCGTCTATTGCTAACGATTTTATAATAACTGCAATAATGTTAAGTTGGATTCCCACTTCATACCTCCTGTCACTGGCCATATTCTTGATTCCTTTTGGCCGAATTGCCGATATATATGGTCGGAAAAAAATATTCACCTATGGTATAATAATTTTCACAATTGCTTCATTAATAGCTGCCTTTTCCACTTCAGCTACCATGTTGATAATTTTAAGGATATTGCAGGGAATGGGTAGTGCCATGATTTTTGGAAATGTGGCTGCTATAATATCATCAATATTTCCTGCCAGCGAACGTGGAAAAGCATTGGGGATATCTATAACCGGTGTTTTTATGGGTTTATTTCTGGGGCCTGTTTTAGGAGGTTTTTTGACCCAGTACTTTGGGTGGAGGAGCATATTCTTCTTTGATGTGCCCATTGGTATATTAGCTACTTACGCTGTGATAAAACTTAAAGGTGAATGGGCAGAAGCTGTAGGTGAAAAATTTGATCTTGTAGGATCCATAATTCTTGCTATTTCACTGATTATTTTAATGTATGGATTGTCCTTACTGCCTGAAATAACTGGTTTCGCGATGATTTTTGGTGGTTTGGTAGGTATCATAATGTTCTATTTTGTGGAAAAGAATATGGAAAGTCCTGTATTGAATGTTAACCTTTTTAAAAATTTATCTTTCACCTTCAACAACCTAGCTGCTCTTATAAACTATAACTCTGGGGTGCCTATTGTATTCTTATTAAGTTTATATCTTCAATATGTAAAAGGATTAAATCCTCAAGATTCTGGATTAATATTAGCTGTACAACCTATAATGATGGCTGTATTTTCTCCATTTGCAGGAAGACTATCTGATAAATTTAGAGCCGAATACGTGGCTGCAGCTGGAATGGGACTTACAGCAGTGGGCTTAGGAGGATTTGCATTCATTAATACAGACACACAATTATGGTTTATTGGTGTAGGTTTAGCAATTGTTGGACTGGGCTTTGCCCTTTTTTCTTCCCCTAATACCAATGCATTGATGAATTCTGTGGAAGAAAAGTATTACGGGGTTGCATCAGCAACTTTAAGTAGTATGAGAGTGCTGGGGCAAATGACTGGGATGGGAATATCCATGCTGGCTTTGGCCCTGTTTTTAGGAAACGTGGATATTATACCGGCTAATTATTCATCTTTTTTAGCCAGTTCAACACTTTCATTTATAATATTCGCATTTTTATCATTTATCGGATTGTTATTTTCAGTTTTAAGTATTAAAAAAATCAATAAATAA
- the msrA gene encoding peptide-methionine (S)-S-oxide reductase: MDKATFAAGCFWGVEDAFRRVKGVVSTRVGYTGGHFENPTYEDVCTGLTGHAEAIEILFDPSMVSYDELLDVFWSIHDPTTLNRQGPDTGSQYRSAIFYHSQEQEKAAVLSKEKLQSSGRYINDIVTEITNASYFYPAEDYHQQYFEKTGRRSCRF, translated from the coding sequence TTGGATAAAGCTACATTTGCAGCGGGATGTTTTTGGGGAGTAGAAGACGCATTTCGCAGGGTTAAAGGAGTTGTATCTACCAGAGTTGGGTATACTGGCGGCCATTTTGAAAATCCAACCTATGAAGATGTGTGCACTGGTCTTACTGGTCATGCAGAGGCAATTGAAATACTTTTTGACCCTTCCATGGTTAGTTATGATGAATTACTGGATGTATTCTGGAGCATACACGATCCTACCACTCTTAACCGACAGGGTCCTGATACTGGTTCACAGTACCGTAGCGCGATTTTCTATCATAGTCAAGAACAGGAAAAAGCGGCCGTATTATCTAAAGAGAAATTACAAAGTTCTGGTCGTTACATAAACGATATTGTAACAGAGATAACAAATGCATCTTATTTTTATCCGGCGGAAGACTACCATCAGCAATATTTTGAAAAAACTGGTCGTCGAAGTTGCAGATTTTAG
- a CDS encoding DNA polymerase III: MENKEIAEILYNVADFLEMEDNPFRPKAYRRAAHTIEFLTENISEVREEGNLEKLPGIGKNIALKIEEILDTGSLQYLEELRKEIPVDFDALMSVEGLGPKKIKHLYEELGIKNLEDLENQAKRHKIRRLKGMGEKSEKNILENIEFAKKHGTRKLLGYVLPIAQELKTQLDELDITDDVKIAGSIRRRKETIGDIDILVITSHPQKVMDFFITMDMVVDVINKGPSKSTVRLNEGIECDLRVFKANVFGAALMYFTGSKETNVELRRIAIKNNLKLNEYGLFKGKNRIAGESEEELFHKLGMNYIEPELRENRGEIEAATEKKLPELVGYHDIKGDLQIHTKWSDGSHSLEEMVQSASQIGYEYIALTDHAGSLKIAGSMDEKRIKEQMKEINKINNGMDDITILNGVEVNIGSDGKLDVENDLLKDLDIVVASIHSGFRQNEDKITKRLITAMANENVNIIGHPTSRKIQERQAYDLDLDKIFKVSRETNTFLEVNSQPNRLDLSDVNIKKSLEHGCKLVINTDAHSQDQLKYINLGIATARRGWATKMDIINTLSLKKLEKLFN, from the coding sequence ATGGAAAATAAAGAAATAGCAGAAATACTATATAATGTAGCTGATTTTTTAGAAATGGAGGATAATCCATTTCGACCTAAGGCGTATAGAAGAGCTGCTCACACTATTGAATTTTTAACTGAAAACATCTCGGAAGTAAGAGAAGAGGGAAATCTTGAGAAATTACCAGGTATTGGCAAAAATATAGCCCTAAAAATAGAAGAAATACTGGACACTGGCTCCCTACAATACCTGGAAGAACTAAGAAAAGAAATACCGGTTGATTTTGATGCATTGATGTCAGTTGAAGGCCTGGGTCCTAAAAAAATAAAACATTTATACGAAGAATTAGGAATAAAAAATCTCGAAGACCTTGAAAATCAGGCAAAAAGACATAAGATTCGCAGATTAAAGGGAATGGGAGAAAAAAGTGAAAAAAATATACTTGAAAATATTGAATTTGCAAAAAAACACGGCACCCGAAAACTTCTAGGATACGTTTTACCTATAGCACAAGAACTGAAAACCCAGTTAGATGAACTGGACATCACCGATGATGTGAAAATAGCAGGATCAATAAGAAGAAGAAAAGAAACTATAGGTGACATTGATATCCTTGTGATTACCTCTCATCCCCAGAAAGTTATGGATTTTTTTATCACAATGGATATGGTTGTGGATGTAATAAACAAAGGTCCATCTAAATCAACTGTTCGATTAAATGAAGGTATTGAATGTGACCTGCGGGTCTTTAAGGCTAATGTCTTTGGTGCGGCGTTGATGTACTTCACTGGATCCAAGGAAACTAATGTGGAACTACGAAGAATTGCCATAAAAAATAACTTAAAATTAAATGAATACGGATTATTTAAAGGTAAAAATAGGATAGCCGGAGAAAGTGAAGAAGAACTTTTCCATAAACTGGGAATGAACTACATTGAACCTGAATTAAGGGAAAATAGGGGAGAAATAGAGGCAGCCACGGAAAAAAAATTACCTGAACTCGTGGGCTACCATGATATTAAAGGAGATCTCCAGATACATACCAAATGGAGTGATGGTTCACACAGTTTAGAGGAAATGGTTCAATCTGCCTCCCAAATAGGATATGAATATATTGCCTTAACTGATCATGCTGGAAGCCTTAAAATAGCTGGAAGTATGGATGAAAAGAGAATCAAAGAACAGATGAAGGAAATTAATAAAATTAACAATGGAATGGATGATATTACAATATTAAATGGGGTGGAAGTTAATATTGGTTCTGATGGTAAATTAGATGTTGAAAATGATTTATTAAAAGACTTAGATATAGTAGTAGCAAGCATTCATTCAGGATTTAGACAGAATGAGGATAAAATTACCAAGAGACTGATAACTGCCATGGCAAATGAAAACGTGAATATTATAGGGCATCCTACCAGTCGAAAAATTCAAGAACGACAGGCTTATGATTTAGACTTGGATAAAATTTTTAAGGTATCCCGGGAAACAAATACTTTCCTGGAAGTTAACTCTCAACCCAACCGGCTTGATCTAAGTGATGTGAATATTAAAAAATCCCTGGAACATGGATGTAAACTGGTTATCAATACTGATGCTCATAGTCAAGATCAGCTAAAATATATTAATCTCGGAATAGCAACTGCCCGTAGAGGTTGGGCTACAAAGATGGATATTATAAATACATTATCACTGAAAAAACTTGAAAAATTGTTTAATTAA
- a CDS encoding 50S ribosomal protein L40e, which translates to MARFEEAEKRLFHIKICLKCNARNPPTAKVCRKCGYKGLRFKAKEPRG; encoded by the coding sequence ATGGCTAGATTTGAAGAAGCAGAGAAAAGATTATTTCATATCAAAATATGCTTAAAATGTAATGCTAGAAACCCACCAACTGCAAAGGTATGCAGAAAATGTGGATACAAAGGTCTTAGATTCAAGGCTAAAGAACCTAGAGGATGA
- a CDS encoding UDP-N-acetylmuramoyl-L-alanine--D-glutamate ligase, translated as MKIAVIGLGVEGKKAVHSLLKNGYEVYASDLNNDIHIEVDELLDLDLGFHDLEKINESDAVLISPGLWNNDFAHKIRQNKKSLSEIIDEHKSIFTIGVTGTNGKTTTSFMIKAILEETGQKVLMGGNAGGGFEGYTDLILEASKEKYDVLLVEVCDMTMDFAADFFDFDLIVATNIGRDHLNFHKTLKNYQESLCRFIEGKSAILNKNDPYLANIGYCANTAIFFDFSDKKLRLFGRFNQSNAAAAEKVAEHLKIPENRIKSALEKFNTVDGRLKQINIQNASIVIGKTDNVDAVAAVFNEMTFDAVILGTPRKNEIYRLDILNEAVKHNPVFIGLFNGLDNTVDDCFQFVESKGYKGKIKIFDEIEEIVDFIIKFSYKYPNIFVGGNGQSKIMQIEKKLERKTSNKLN; from the coding sequence ATGAAAATAGCAGTAATTGGATTAGGAGTAGAAGGTAAAAAAGCTGTTCACTCACTACTAAAAAATGGATACGAAGTTTATGCATCTGATTTAAACAATGATATTCACATTGAAGTTGATGAACTGTTAGATCTAGATTTAGGCTTTCACGATCTTGAGAAAATCAATGAATCAGACGCGGTTCTTATCAGTCCAGGTCTATGGAATAATGACTTTGCTCATAAAATAAGACAGAATAAAAAATCTCTATCAGAAATAATTGATGAGCATAAATCCATCTTCACCATTGGTGTTACTGGTACCAATGGCAAAACCACCACTTCCTTTATGATAAAGGCTATTCTGGAAGAAACAGGCCAAAAAGTGTTAATGGGTGGAAATGCCGGTGGCGGCTTTGAAGGTTACACTGACCTAATACTGGAAGCTTCTAAAGAAAAATATGATGTTTTATTGGTGGAAGTCTGTGATATGACCATGGATTTTGCAGCTGATTTTTTTGATTTTGACTTAATAGTAGCAACCAACATTGGAAGAGATCATCTTAATTTCCATAAAACACTGAAGAATTATCAGGAAAGTCTCTGTAGATTTATTGAAGGAAAAAGTGCCATACTGAATAAAAATGATCCATATCTTGCAAACATAGGATATTGTGCAAATACAGCCATATTCTTTGATTTTTCAGATAAAAAACTTAGATTATTCGGAAGATTTAACCAAAGCAACGCCGCCGCCGCTGAAAAGGTGGCTGAACATTTAAAAATACCGGAAAATAGAATAAAGAGCGCATTAGAAAAATTTAATACCGTTGATGGCCGGCTGAAACAGATAAATATCCAAAATGCAAGTATAGTGATTGGTAAAACTGATAATGTAGATGCAGTTGCTGCTGTATTTAATGAAATGACATTTGATGCTGTAATATTGGGTACGCCTAGAAAAAATGAAATATATCGATTGGATATTTTAAATGAGGCAGTAAAACACAATCCTGTATTTATAGGGTTATTTAATGGTTTAGATAATACAGTTGATGATTGTTTTCAATTTGTGGAGAGTAAAGGATATAAGGGTAAGATAAAAATATTTGATGAAATTGAAGAAATTGTTGATTTTATAATTAAATTCAGTTATAAATACCCAAATATCTTTGTGGGAGGAAATGGCCAATCCAAAATAATGCAGATTGAAAAAAAATTAGAACGTAAAACATCTAATAAATTGAATTAA
- a CDS encoding molybdopterin-guanine dinucleotide biosynthesis protein MobA: MVSAIITAAGRNRRMIEDLKAKKIPIKNKLLMDLNGKPVIVKTIENVLNSGVNRCIIVLGHYREEILPVIEQIDDKRIIIVINKNLNVELSQSLYNGILRAKKELCLCLAGDQPTVTTDTMKNLIKAASEFDDPKKIISILARGKSGFLNSAEGLGMPFVCHSTTLKRYIKQNNSNLNPVLRKMIESGIIFYGLEPLNSLELVNINRYDDYLKINKKMEKNNL; the protein is encoded by the coding sequence ATGGTATCTGCAATAATTACTGCCGCCGGCAGAAATCGACGAATGATAGAAGATCTAAAAGCTAAAAAAATACCCATTAAAAATAAGCTGCTCATGGATCTAAATGGGAAGCCGGTAATAGTTAAAACAATAGAGAATGTTCTAAATTCTGGAGTGAACCGGTGCATAATAGTTCTGGGACATTACAGGGAAGAAATTTTACCAGTAATTGAACAAATTGATGATAAAAGGATAATAATAGTAATAAATAAGAATTTGAATGTTGAATTATCCCAATCACTTTATAATGGCATTCTAAGGGCTAAAAAGGAATTATGCCTATGTTTAGCTGGTGATCAACCCACTGTAACTACTGATACTATGAAAAATCTTATAAAAGCCGCCAGTGAATTTGATGATCCCAAAAAAATTATCTCCATACTTGCCCGGGGCAAATCAGGGTTTTTAAATTCAGCTGAAGGCCTTGGCATGCCATTTGTATGTCATTCAACGACTCTTAAAAGGTATATTAAACAAAATAATAGCAATTTAAATCCTGTTTTAAGGAAAATGATAGAAAGTGGGATAATCTTTTATGGGTTGGAACCTCTAAATTCGTTAGAATTAGTGAATATTAACCGTTATGATGATTATCTAAAAATAAATAAAAAAATGGAAAAAAATAATTTATAA
- a CDS encoding methyltransferase type 11, with the protein MNSHHKWKHFNRKTPVSVPLDKLFYEKVSHDLNILDAGCGWGRIALQLQREGYNVTGFDINPKNIASANEFAQKFNSIYENKINFTVANALNLPYEDESFDVYLMQAFMTTIVDVDDRLSILMEAQRILKTGGILYIADFGQTWDPVYKKRYLSDYKVTGEMCTFIVRENGNPDGVEIYRAHHYSEKELKNLLRPLFRIDLIEKRVFTSYHGNKVNGFIVIASK; encoded by the coding sequence ATGAACAGCCACCACAAATGGAAGCATTTCAACAGAAAAACACCTGTAAGTGTCCCTTTAGATAAATTATTCTATGAAAAGGTTTCTCATGATTTAAATATTTTAGATGCAGGATGTGGTTGGGGCCGAATTGCTCTGCAATTACAAAGGGAAGGGTACAATGTAACGGGTTTTGATATTAATCCTAAAAATATAGCATCTGCTAATGAATTTGCCCAAAAGTTTAATTCTATTTACGAAAATAAGATAAATTTTACCGTGGCCAATGCTCTTAATTTACCTTATGAAGATGAATCTTTTGATGTTTATTTAATGCAGGCGTTTATGACTACAATTGTTGATGTAGATGATCGTTTATCAATTTTAATGGAAGCTCAACGCATTTTAAAGACGGGTGGCATTCTTTATATAGCTGATTTTGGTCAGACCTGGGATCCTGTTTATAAAAAAAGATATCTTTCAGATTATAAAGTAACCGGTGAGATGTGTACTTTTATTGTAAGAGAAAATGGTAATCCAGATGGTGTGGAAATTTACAGAGCCCACCATTACAGTGAAAAAGAACTTAAAAATTTATTAAGGCCCCTTTTTAGGATTGATTTGATTGAAAAAAGGGTTTTTACCAGTTATCATGGAAATAAGGTAAATGGTTTTATAGTTATTGCCAGTAAATAG
- a CDS encoding geranylgeranylglyceryl/heptaprenylglyceryl phosphate synthase (PcrB-like protein; GGGP synthase; member of prenyltransferases that transfer isoprenoid groups to nonisoprenoid acceptors; functions in form GGGP from glycerol-1-phosphate (G-1-P) and geranylgeranyl pyrophosphate (GGPP); important in lipid metabolism and especially important as the ether linkages in archaea are different than those in bacteria; GGGP synthase lies at the branch point for membrane lipid biosynthesis; cytosolic; T acidophilum protein acts as a homodimer while M thermoautotrophicum protein has been reported to function as a pentamer) has translation MNVENFIKLSLNDHKLHLTLIDPDEQDPETALKIAQEAIKGGTDGIMLGGSIAEAADLDATAKILQETIGVPIILFPGNTSGVSKYADAMFFMSLLNSTNPYWIIGAQALAAPNIKKIGIETLSMGYLVIEPGGTVGWVGDAKLIPRKKADIAVAYAMAAELMGMKLLYLEAGSGAVEHVPVDMIAKVKKLTDMILIVGGGIRTKEDAQRVSAAGADIIVTGTVVENTSDVEHKIKDIISGIKD, from the coding sequence ATGAATGTAGAAAATTTCATCAAATTATCCTTAAATGATCATAAATTACATTTAACACTTATAGATCCTGATGAACAAGACCCAGAAACAGCTCTTAAGATTGCTCAGGAAGCAATTAAAGGGGGAACAGACGGGATAATGTTGGGTGGTTCCATTGCAGAAGCAGCAGATCTGGATGCAACAGCTAAAATATTACAGGAAACTATTGGCGTTCCCATAATACTATTTCCCGGTAATACCAGCGGAGTAAGTAAATATGCTGATGCTATGTTTTTTATGAGTCTACTCAACTCCACCAATCCCTACTGGATTATAGGAGCACAGGCTTTAGCAGCTCCAAATATTAAAAAAATAGGTATTGAAACTCTTTCTATGGGGTACCTGGTAATTGAACCTGGTGGAACTGTTGGATGGGTAGGTGACGCCAAATTGATACCTCGAAAAAAGGCGGATATTGCTGTAGCCTATGCAATGGCAGCAGAATTAATGGGAATGAAATTATTATATCTTGAAGCAGGTTCTGGTGCAGTAGAACACGTACCTGTGGATATGATAGCTAAAGTAAAAAAATTAACTGACATGATTCTAATAGTAGGTGGAGGAATTAGAACTAAAGAAGATGCTCAACGTGTCAGTGCTGCTGGAGCAGACATAATAGTCACTGGGACAGTAGTGGAAAATACTTCTGATGTTGAACATAAAATTAAAGATATAATATCTGGCATTAAAGATTGA
- a CDS encoding cobalt chelatase, whose translation MKNLVFPFSAIVGQENIKKALILNAVNPSIGGVLIKGDKGTGKTTAVRALADLLPSLDVVKGCPFYCDPAEETSMCEACKTGDIEIEKQKMRVVELPLGSTEDRVVGSINIEKALKEGVKSLEPGILAEANRNILYVDEINLLDDHLVDVLLDAAAYGVNIVEREGISVSHPSKFILVGTMNPAEGELRPQLADRIGLHIDVHTIMDIEERIKIMERRERFENDPKSFIKEYEDQQKEILDKILQAREILNRVKISNDLMELIARVCVEAGVDGHRADIGILKTAKTIAAFNHRKNVDLNDLEEATLLVLGHRMQTKSFNKNDVEKKLEKASDDMKNEETEEKPVQPEKSEDTEKEKQDKKSVQPEKSEDMSGKKGMQLKTLKQEENIPETDQEDVDIKKLLKMKGKKKRKLYGKRMDSKTEKGKYVKSKIPKVSSKDIAIDATLRAAAVRSNGEIKVKSEDLREKIRKHGARASIVLVVDISGSMFSERKANRVKGILEAIVEDSNRHNDKVSVVGFKGQGAEVIIPTTKRATAFREKIGNISVGGTTPMASGLKKGLEILKSEQKQDEFVPLMVILTDGMPNVALNEDPSRDSLKLAEELKENYFHTIVINFEKTVTLGRNFNMELALAAGGRYYELEDLKNPGGLVSKILNYERTFI comes from the coding sequence GTGAAAAATCTCGTTTTCCCATTTAGCGCAATTGTAGGACAGGAAAATATAAAAAAAGCTTTAATCTTGAATGCTGTAAATCCATCAATTGGTGGAGTTTTAATAAAAGGTGACAAGGGAACTGGTAAAACCACAGCAGTAAGGGCTTTAGCTGATCTTCTTCCATCTTTGGATGTGGTTAAAGGATGTCCCTTTTACTGTGATCCTGCAGAAGAAACTTCCATGTGTGAAGCATGCAAAACTGGCGATATAGAAATTGAAAAACAAAAAATGCGTGTAGTAGAACTTCCTCTTGGTTCAACTGAGGATCGGGTGGTAGGATCTATCAATATTGAAAAGGCTCTTAAAGAAGGAGTTAAATCTTTAGAACCAGGTATCTTAGCTGAAGCTAACCGCAACATTCTTTACGTGGACGAGATCAATCTTTTGGATGATCATTTAGTTGACGTTTTACTGGATGCTGCGGCCTATGGTGTGAATATTGTAGAAAGGGAAGGAATTTCTGTCAGTCATCCCTCCAAATTTATACTGGTAGGTACAATGAATCCAGCGGAAGGAGAACTTCGACCCCAACTTGCAGATAGAATTGGGCTGCATATTGACGTACACACAATTATGGATATTGAAGAAAGAATAAAAATCATGGAACGTAGGGAAAGATTCGAAAACGATCCTAAAAGTTTCATAAAGGAATATGAAGATCAACAAAAAGAAATTCTAGATAAAATTTTACAAGCACGTGAAATTTTAAATAGAGTAAAAATTTCTAACGATTTAATGGAATTAATTGCCAGAGTATGTGTTGAAGCAGGTGTAGATGGGCACCGGGCAGATATTGGAATTTTAAAAACAGCTAAAACCATTGCTGCATTTAACCATCGTAAAAATGTTGATTTAAACGATTTAGAAGAGGCCACTTTACTGGTACTGGGACATCGGATGCAAACGAAATCATTTAATAAGAATGATGTAGAAAAAAAACTGGAAAAAGCATCAGATGATATGAAAAATGAAGAAACAGAAGAAAAACCAGTTCAACCAGAAAAATCAGAGGATACTGAGAAAGAAAAACAGGACAAAAAGTCAGTTCAACCAGAAAAATCAGAGGATATGTCTGGAAAAAAGGGTATGCAACTTAAAACTTTAAAGCAGGAGGAAAATATTCCTGAAACAGACCAAGAGGATGTCGATATAAAAAAATTGCTGAAAATGAAAGGTAAAAAAAAGAGGAAATTATACGGGAAACGAATGGATTCAAAAACTGAAAAAGGCAAATATGTTAAAAGTAAAATTCCTAAAGTTTCTTCTAAAGATATAGCAATAGATGCAACACTACGAGCAGCAGCAGTAAGATCCAATGGTGAGATTAAAGTTAAAAGTGAAGATCTACGGGAAAAAATTAGAAAACACGGGGCCCGAGCATCTATAGTACTGGTAGTGGACATCAGTGGATCCATGTTCTCAGAAAGAAAAGCAAACCGGGTGAAGGGCATATTAGAAGCTATAGTTGAAGATAGTAATAGACATAATGATAAAGTTAGTGTTGTTGGTTTTAAAGGCCAGGGAGCAGAGGTTATTATACCCACCACAAAACGAGCTACTGCCTTTCGCGAAAAAATTGGTAATATAAGCGTGGGCGGGACTACCCCCATGGCGTCTGGATTAAAAAAAGGTTTGGAAATACTAAAAAGTGAGCAGAAACAGGACGAATTTGTACCATTAATGGTAATATTAACTGATGGAATGCCTAATGTGGCATTAAATGAGGATCCCTCCCGGGATTCTCTAAAATTAGCTGAAGAACTAAAAGAAAATTATTTCCACACTATTGTAATTAATTTTGAAAAAACAGTAACATTAGGAAGAAATTTCAACATGGAACTGGCCTTAGCAGCAGGAGGACGTTACTACGAACTGGAGGATTTAAAGAATCCAGGGGGATTAGTATCAAAGATTTTGAACTATGAGCGAACTTTTATTTAA
- a CDS encoding oxidoreductase has translation MNKIAVAVVLILVILMGVYLVFNLSINEPIKLDTVEVREYQGEKLSSVNDFRENSIKGPQNVDVNSYQLEVTGLVNDPKNYTYDQVINDFQSYEKVVTLNCVEGWDVTILWNGVLVKDIINQSKPSSNAKVVIFYAVDGYSTSFLIEYIENNNILLAYKMNNATLPPERGFPFQLVAESKWGYKWIKWVKKIELSNDTNYKGYWESRGYSNSGNLSEEFL, from the coding sequence ATGAATAAAATAGCTGTTGCTGTTGTTTTAATTTTAGTTATTTTAATGGGAGTATATCTAGTTTTTAATCTGTCTATTAATGAACCAATAAAGCTGGATACAGTTGAGGTTAGAGAATATCAGGGAGAAAAACTTTCTTCAGTTAATGATTTTCGTGAAAATTCCATTAAAGGTCCTCAAAATGTTGATGTTAATTCATACCAGTTAGAAGTTACAGGGCTGGTTAATGATCCTAAAAATTATACTTATGATCAGGTAATTAACGATTTTCAGAGTTATGAAAAGGTTGTTACTTTAAATTGTGTGGAAGGTTGGGATGTTACTATTCTATGGAATGGCGTTCTGGTAAAAGACATTATTAATCAATCCAAACCATCCTCTAATGCTAAAGTAGTTATTTTTTATGCAGTAGATGGTTATTCTACTTCGTTTCTTATAGAATACATTGAAAATAATAACATATTACTAGCTTATAAAATGAACAATGCTACACTCCCTCCAGAGAGAGGTTTTCCATTCCAATTAGTTGCTGAGAGTAAATGGGGTTATAAATGGATAAAATGGGTTAAAAAAATTGAATTATCCAACGATACTAATTATAAAGGTTACTGGGAAAGCAGAGGATATTCAAATTCTGGAAATTTAAGTGAGGAATTTTTATGA
- a CDS encoding ribosome biogenesis protein: MKIVAYHAEECDPKKCTTLKLARKDKLKIVNQLNKIPKGAIVLNPFSEKSVSREDQKTIMDTGLVAIDCSWKKVERSSFMFKTAKYHRSLPYLVAANPTNYGRPCILSTAEAIAATFYIVGFKNIAVEIMSQFKWGPHFLKLNHELLEAYSHAESSMEVVKVQNEFIGG, from the coding sequence ATGAAAATCGTTGCTTATCATGCAGAAGAGTGTGATCCTAAAAAGTGCACCACCCTTAAACTGGCACGTAAGGATAAACTTAAAATAGTCAACCAGCTAAATAAAATACCTAAAGGTGCGATAGTTTTAAATCCTTTCAGTGAGAAATCTGTATCACGTGAAGATCAAAAGACCATTATGGATACGGGCCTTGTTGCTATCGATTGTTCCTGGAAGAAAGTTGAAAGATCTTCTTTTATGTTTAAAACAGCTAAATATCATAGATCACTTCCCTACTTAGTAGCAGCCAACCCTACTAATTATGGTCGGCCCTGCATACTGTCTACTGCAGAGGCAATTGCAGCAACCTTTTATATAGTTGGATTTAAAAATATTGCTGTTGAAATTATGTCCCAATTTAAATGGGGACCTCATTTTCTAAAGCTCAATCATGAGTTGTTAGAAGCTTATTCCCATGCAGAAAGTAGCATGGAAGTTGTTAAAGTTCAAAATGAATTTATAGGAGGATAA